ATTTGGTGATGTTGCTTTTAAGCCTTTAAAATTTGCGACATTATGGTTAATAAGTGATAAACTTTCCATTTTAGCTtccaatattttataaattaattctAACCTCTTAAAAAGAATTTCTTATTTCGTTATTGCATCTAATTATTATACAAAGAATACGAGAAATTTCATTTAAGATATAGCTCAATGCTCATTTTATTATTGAAAACATAATAAAGCATCATTTAGTTCTTAAACTTGACaagttttctttagttcttgaaattttttaGACAACATTAGTCCTAAAATTTGTTAAGTACTTTGTACGTTTTAGTCCATGCAATAATGTGATACTTTGATATTGTGCTATGTTATCacctaaaaattataaatatttctaTAAAATTTAAGCGATGATATGATATAATCATAGAGAATCACTTCATTACATGAATCAAAATTGGAAAAATTACCTTGAAAGAttaaatgttgtaatttattttaatatatcaacttaatcattttgactaaaatcttatttattttttacattaatttttatataatttttttccaCCACATAGTCTGGCACATGTATATATATCAACTGAGTTAAAGCAATAAGTGTGTTGAGTTGAGAAAATGGAATCAAAATGGATAAGGGTGGTAATTGTAATAATGATAAGTGTGTTAATTTTGGAAGAAGCGAAGTGGAGTAATGGATGTTGGGATGTAGAACGTACCGCACTCTTGCAACTTAAATCTTTCTTCAAATTCAATATGAGGGAAGTGGGTTCAGATTGTTGTGAATGGAAATGGGGATGGGTTGAGTGCAACGCCGCTACTAGACGAGTCACTGGACTCTCTCTAAGCGTTGCAAAGTACGAGTCTTATCTCTTTAATGCCTCTATCTTTCTTCCATTTGGAGATTTGAGGATTCTTGATCTCAGTAATATTGGACTTGTTGGTTCCGTTAAGAATGAAGGTATTTCATCTGCTCTCTAATTAAAGTTATATATATAGTTATTTGCATATAAAAAATGGTCTTTtcatgcaggttttgaaaagctATCCAAGTTAAGGCATCTGCAGGTTCTTAACTTAACTGGGAATCACTTGAATGATAGCATTTTATCATCTTTGAGCAAAGTTTCAAGTCTCGAATCTCTAAGTTTAGCTGGAAATGATCTTTTTACAGGATCAAACCGGATTAATGGTGAAGTTATATAATATCATGTGATTTATATATCTATTTTGTAATGTAATTGATTATCttcatataattattttactCCTTTACCAGAAATTAAGCTGCTTTCAAGGCTGAATAGTTTGGAAATACTTGATCTTAGTAGAACCAATATGACCAAcaatttcttgtcatatttggGTGGCTTTTCATCTTTAAGAACTTTATGTCTTCAGGGAAATAATTTACAAGGAACACTTCATCTTCAAGGTAAGGTTTCTTATATAGCTTTCTTGTTGCTCTTTcactttttatttcttttggagTATAATACTGAAATGGGTTTGAACAGCCTTTTATAATCTGAAGAAGTTGGATTTAAGTCAAAATCGAATTGAGAGCCTACAATCTTCCTATGGTAAATATATGCAAAAACTACTTAATTAAGTCTCTTGTTTTCAAcatgattaaaaaaataataaagtagaaaATAAACCTTATAATGAAGCTGAAATTATGCCCATTTTTTTTTGCAGGAAGTGGAAGACAACTGAAGCTGATCAGTTTAGAAGAAATTGATTTGAGTTCTAATCTcttcaataataatatatttgCAGAACTTAGTGGATTCTTAAATTTGAAGTCTTTGAATATAAGGTGGAATCAACTAAATGGATCAATAGATGTTAAAGGTAAAGAACTAACCAATATGTAATGGTGGTAAAATGAACGTGAAGACCAAAAATAGATGTTGGAGCACTTAATTtaatcctatatatatatatatagtgtttgattggttttatttGCTGAATGTGGCAGAGTTTTGTGGTTGGAGCAATTTAGAGAGTTTAGACCTGAGCGAAAATGAGGTGAACCAATTTATGACTTATGAAGGTAGGGATTGATGATTAATATAAATTTCATTCTGATATTAGCTGCTAATTTAGTTTATCATTTTCACTTGCAGAAAATAGATGTTTGCAGAAGTTAAAGGTTCTTTATTTAGATGCTGTTTCCACCGACGGAAACACTTCCCTTGTATCACTCCTTGAGGCGTTTCCATTTGTCAAGACCCTGTTTTTAAGAGATAATTGTTTCTTAAACAAAACAATGGTTAATACACGTAAGTTCTATACATGGTTGGCTGTCATTTTAGGATAAATATGTTGACTCAATTTGTTATTCATACATTTTTAAAACCTTAATACAGAGTTGCATGTGTTGAGAAATGTGGAGAACTTGATCATGGATTATACTCCTCTGCAAATCAACTTCTTGGGAAGCATTGGCATCTTGACTTCCCTCAAAGCCTTGTCTTTGTTTAACTGTGGTCTGACCGGTACCTTACCTGCTCATGGAGGTAATACAAACATTCAATTTCTTCTGtgcttttaaaattttctttatttttttgaacCGAACACAATCTTAGATAAATACAAAACCTCTACATTATCCTTAATTTTCTTTCTCAGGTTTATGTTTTCTAAACCATCTTGAAGAATTGAATCTCAAAGGAAATGCTCTGGCGGGTGCAATCGCTTCATGTTTGGTTAACTTAACATCTCTTCGCTATTTGGATATCTCTAACAATCACTTCACTGGAAATATTGCCTCCACTCCCCTCACTAACCTCACAATGCTTCAATTCCTCTCCTTCTCAAAAAACCAATTTCAAGTTCCGGTGTCATTCAGGTCCTTTGCAAATCACTCTAACCTTAAAGCCCTTTTAGCCAATGAAAACAAGTTGGTAGCGGAGCCAGCTGGTCTCCAAACATGGTTGCCAAAATTTCAACTAAAGATCTTCAGCTTGTTAAATTGTACGATAGAAGAACATGGAAAACTACAACTTCCTAGTTTTCTCTATTTCCAACATGATTTGAGATACGTTGATCTTTCTTATTGCAATTTTGGCGAGCTAAGGTTCCCACATTGGTTGCTACAGAATAATACAAGGCTACAAGAACTTTACATGATAGATTGTTCAATTGCGGGGCCTCTGACCTTATCACCACATCCTAATTTGAAGCTATCAGTACTTGATATATCCAATAATAAGATACAACATGAAATTCCAAGGAATTTTTGTTCACTTTTTCCATATGTAGAGTTCTTAATCATGTCGAAAAATGCCCTTAAGACTTCCATTCCTCTTTGTTTCAGTAGTATGAAGAGGTTAGAAAGATTAGACCTGTCCCACAATAATTTGTTTGGAGGGATTCCTGAAGAGTTGGCCATGAGTACCTCATTACTTCGGATTAGACTTTCAAATAATAGCTTGAGCGGCAAAATTATTCCTGCAATTTATCGTTTAATCAGTTCGTTGGAAGCATTATATTTGGACGGAAACAAGTTTGAGGGAGATATTTCTGATTTTTCAACTACTAGCTCTAAAAATCTCCAAGTGTTAGATTTAAGTAGTAATCATTTCTCTGGCAAGCTTCCAAGATGGTTATGGAATCATACAGATTTGTGGGTACTGGATTTGTCCAAAAACCATTTCGAAGGTCTCATTCCTATGGAATTATGCAATTTGGTGAGTCTTGAATTCCTAGATCTTTCTCTAAATCATCTGTCTGGTACCATTCCGTCTTGCTCTAATCTAAAAATGATGAAACATGTACATTTGGCCAACAATAGGCTTAGTGGAACACTATCAAAGGCCCTTTGTAACAGCTCTTCATTGGTAACGTTGGATTTCAGTGAAAACAATTTAACTGGAAGAATTCCTGGTTGGATTAGCACGCTACCAGCTTTGAGCGTTCTTCTTCTAAAAGCAAACCAGTTCCATGGTGAATTTCCTCTACACTTATGTAGATTGCAGTCATTAAGCATCTTGGACCTTTCGCAAAATAAACTCTCCGGTCATGTACCTTTTTGCTTGAGTAATTTAACTTTTAAGCCAAAGAATGAAAAGTCTCACATCAATTCTGCCAATTTTGGGTTTGGTTCTTTTGACCACGTATTGGTAGACATCGGACTAACAATATATAATCTCACAAAAGACTATATGGGAAGTGTATTTCCATTACGCAAATATGATCATTTCACCTTTGCAGAAGAAAAGATAGAGTTTTCAACAAAGGGTGCAACATACACTTACAAGGGAAATATTCTTGACCTGTTGTCTGCAATTGATCTCTCTTGCAACCAACTCACAGGGATAATCCCACCAGGATTGGGAAATTTGAGTGAAATCCGAGGTCTAAACTTGTCGCACAACAACTTAACTGGACCTATCCCCTCAACTTTCTCAAAACTCAAGCAGATTGAGAGTTTGGACCTTTCCTACAATCATTTAAATGGAAGAATCCCCCCTCAACTAACGGAGATGAATGCTTTGGAGGTATTCAATGTCACACATAACAACTTGTCAGGGCCTCTCCCTGATAGAAAAGCTCAATTTGGGACCTTTGACGAGAGCAGTTATGAGGGAAATCCTCTTCTCTGTGGTCTTCCATTGAACAATAGTTGTAACCATGGTGATTCACGAGGAACTTCAAGTGCTTTAGCTAGCGAAGCAGAACATGGTCTTATAGGCATGGGTGATTTCTATATCAGCTTTGCAGTTTCCTATGCAATTATGTTTTTAACAACTATCATTGTGCTCTACATAAACTCATATTGGAGCCAAGCATGCTATTATTTCATTAAAGACGGTAGCATCACTTGCTATTTTTTCGTTGTGGATAGTCTTTGTAGGTTGCCCTGCTTCAGAAGAAACATCTAACCCTGTGCTTGTTCACTTGTTCTGGACTCCAAGTTCAAGGTCAATAGATCTTTGTCCTTTCTTTCGTTGGTAGGATCTTTGTCATTTTTATGTTTAGATAATTTGGTTCAGACATTGTGTTTAGCTAGAAATGTGCCATGTTGTCTACGCAGTATCTTTGATTTCAGAAACTTATGCTTGGTTAACTAATTATAATTTTAGTTATGAGATGTATTGCATTTAATATCCATACCTATACACTATATTATACTTTTGCATATACCTTTCTAGTTTTAGAATCATAATATCTATTAAATTACTACCAACAACAATAACAACTCAGTATTCTACATGTGAGATAAATCTAttcaagtttaaataaatattcaattatttttagttataataaaataaatttgtataatttttatgTAACTTAAGAATTCACTTAAAAATCACAAATCACTAATAGTACGATATGATCATCGTTTAATAGAAAAAGATAAaagcataaaattttagaattcaaataaaaatttcacctaaatcataatattacacatAACTATCATAATTAAGTACCTAACTATTTGAATACAAAAAAATATCTAATTATTCTCTCAACTATCaataagtaattaaaaaaaataatgagAGAAAGTTAAAAGAAGTTTCACAAAAGTAAGACTTTTTTAAGCTATATTGGTTGGCCATTCAAAATATACTATTAGCTATCAATAAGTTGTCGAATCTTAGCTTAATTGGTATCGATATTGTTGTTGATATAAGAGAATATAAGTTCGAgtacattcaaacatattttatcCTTTTATTTAAAAGATAAGGAGGGTTATGGATAATTTTAGACATTATATCAAACACTAACATTATAAGTCCTTTTACCCTTGTGAAAGAATTAACTTGGTTGGGCcatatgataaaaataatttctaaacaagtaataaaaataaaaaccaaatcaTCATATGTATTATATTAGTCTAAAAAGTAGGTG
The Gossypium arboreum isolate Shixiya-1 chromosome 10, ASM2569848v2, whole genome shotgun sequence genome window above contains:
- the LOC108487981 gene encoding receptor-like protein 13, with the translated sequence MESKWIRVVIVIMISVLILEEAKWSNGCWDVERTALLQLKSFFKFNMREVGSDCCEWKWGWVECNAATRRVTGLSLSVAKYESYLFNASIFLPFGDLRILDLSNIGLVGSVKNEGFEKLSKLRHLQVLNLTGNHLNDSILSSLSKVSSLESLSLAGNDLFTGSNRINEIKLLSRLNSLEILDLSRTNMTNNFLSYLGGFSSLRTLCLQGNNLQGTLHLQAFYNLKKLDLSQNRIESLQSSYGSGRQLKLISLEEIDLSSNLFNNNIFAELSGFLNLKSLNIRWNQLNGSIDVKEFCGWSNLESLDLSENEVNQFMTYEENRCLQKLKVLYLDAVSTDGNTSLVSLLEAFPFVKTLFLRDNCFLNKTMVNTQLHVLRNVENLIMDYTPLQINFLGSIGILTSLKALSLFNCGLTGTLPAHGGLCFLNHLEELNLKGNALAGAIASCLVNLTSLRYLDISNNHFTGNIASTPLTNLTMLQFLSFSKNQFQVPVSFRSFANHSNLKALLANENKLVAEPAGLQTWLPKFQLKIFSLLNCTIEEHGKLQLPSFLYFQHDLRYVDLSYCNFGELRFPHWLLQNNTRLQELYMIDCSIAGPLTLSPHPNLKLSVLDISNNKIQHEIPRNFCSLFPYVEFLIMSKNALKTSIPLCFSSMKRLERLDLSHNNLFGGIPEELAMSTSLLRIRLSNNSLSGKIIPAIYRLISSLEALYLDGNKFEGDISDFSTTSSKNLQVLDLSSNHFSGKLPRWLWNHTDLWVLDLSKNHFEGLIPMELCNLVSLEFLDLSLNHLSGTIPSCSNLKMMKHVHLANNRLSGTLSKALCNSSSLVTLDFSENNLTGRIPGWISTLPALSVLLLKANQFHGEFPLHLCRLQSLSILDLSQNKLSGHVPFCLSNLTFKPKNEKSHINSANFGFGSFDHVLVDIGLTIYNLTKDYMGSVFPLRKYDHFTFAEEKIEFSTKGATYTYKGNILDLLSAIDLSCNQLTGIIPPGLGNLSEIRGLNLSHNNLTGPIPSTFSKLKQIESLDLSYNHLNGRIPPQLTEMNALEVFNVTHNNLSGPLPDRKAQFGTFDESSYEGNPLLCGLPLNNSCNHGDSRGTSSALASEAEHGLIGMGDFYISFAVSYAIMFLTTIIVLYINSYWSQACYYFIKDGSITCYFFVVDSLCRLPCFRRNI